One window from the genome of Dolosigranulum savutiense encodes:
- a CDS encoding NAD(P)/FAD-dependent oxidoreductase, with translation MSTLYDITIIGGGPVGMFAAFYAGMRQASTKIIESLPILGGQPHILYPEKMIYDVGGYASITGAELTDQLIQQMNHFNPTICLEEKVLMIEKEADQFKLTTTKGTHYSKTVIIATGQGSFKPRRLPFNYPEVFEQTNLHYIVRNLEQYRDKKVAICGGGDSAVDWALALEGVASEVSLIHRRNQFRAHEGAVQQLEQSSVQLLTPYIPKQLHSSDNRQIDQLTLSKKRSNDTLTIDIDYLIVNYGFVSAMDEVSDWGIQLDNRGILVDRAMTTTIPGLFAIGDVAHYDEKIKLIAVGFGEAPTAINHAMSYIDPTSSKQPIQSTELHL, from the coding sequence ATGTCAACCCTATACGATATTACAATTATTGGTGGTGGCCCTGTAGGAATGTTTGCCGCCTTCTATGCTGGGATGCGACAAGCTTCGACTAAAATTATCGAATCTCTCCCTATCTTAGGTGGACAACCTCATATTCTTTATCCTGAAAAAATGATCTATGATGTTGGGGGCTATGCGAGTATAACCGGAGCTGAACTAACTGACCAGTTAATCCAACAAATGAATCACTTTAACCCTACGATCTGTTTAGAAGAAAAAGTATTAATGATCGAAAAGGAAGCCGATCAATTCAAACTTACAACCACTAAAGGTACCCACTATTCCAAAACTGTTATTATTGCAACAGGTCAAGGATCATTTAAGCCACGTCGCTTGCCATTCAATTACCCTGAAGTATTTGAGCAAACTAATTTGCACTATATTGTGCGTAACTTAGAACAATACCGAGATAAAAAAGTGGCGATCTGTGGTGGTGGAGACTCGGCTGTTGATTGGGCGCTAGCTCTAGAAGGAGTTGCCTCTGAAGTGTCTCTAATCCATCGTCGCAACCAATTCAGAGCTCATGAAGGGGCCGTCCAACAGTTAGAACAATCATCAGTTCAACTACTCACCCCTTATATTCCCAAGCAACTTCACAGTTCAGATAATCGACAGATTGATCAACTAACATTGAGCAAGAAGCGTTCGAACGACACACTAACTATCGATATCGATTACCTCATCGTCAATTACGGCTTCGTCTCTGCAATGGATGAAGTAAGTGACTGGGGAATCCAATTAGATAATCGCGGTATTCTTGTCGATCGCGCAATGACCACAACAATCCCCGGCCTGTTCGCTATAGGAGATGTTGCTCATTACGATGAAAAAATAAAATTAATTGCTGTAGGATTCGGTGAGGCTCCGACCGCGATCAATCATGCCATGTCTTATATTGATCCTACTTCATCTAAACAACCCATTCAAAGCACTGAATTACACTTATAA
- a CDS encoding phosphatidylglycerophosphatase A → MIQIQSDKTLSQKAIARIEERGVVLEDIAELVYDLQKPYLKELSMEHCLDNVKKVLEKREVCNAILTGIELDILTEEGKLSSPLSEIIASDEGLYGIDEVLALSIVNVYGSIGFTNFGYLDKTKPKIISKLDTHLDSDMTHTFLDDIVGAIAAAAASRIAHADPGVSAIMQ, encoded by the coding sequence ATGATTCAAATTCAATCAGATAAGACGTTAAGCCAGAAAGCCATTGCCCGCATTGAAGAACGTGGTGTTGTCCTTGAAGATATTGCGGAACTCGTCTATGACTTACAAAAACCGTACCTAAAAGAATTATCAATGGAACATTGCTTAGACAATGTTAAGAAAGTCTTGGAAAAAAGGGAAGTCTGTAATGCCATCTTAACCGGTATTGAACTCGATATCCTAACAGAAGAAGGCAAACTCTCTAGCCCTCTAAGTGAAATTATTGCGTCTGATGAAGGACTATACGGTATTGATGAAGTCTTGGCGCTGTCTATTGTTAATGTCTATGGCTCCATTGGGTTTACGAATTTCGGATACTTGGACAAGACCAAACCAAAAATCATCTCCAAACTCGATACACATCTTGATTCGGATATGACCCATACATTCTTGGACGATATTGTGGGCGCTATTGCTGCCGCAGCTGCAAGTCGAATTGCCCATGCAGATCCAGGTGTCTCTGCTATTATGCAATAA
- a CDS encoding TIGR01457 family HAD-type hydrolase, which yields MKKEYQGYIIDLDGTMYRGADPIKEAPGFIERLRASGVPFLFLTNNSTGHPSDKVEQLRRVGVEAYPEEVYTSSLATADYLASLGGKTVYAIGEKGLLDALSDKGLIFDDQAPDYVVIGLDRQVTYEKLEKAVLLIQAGAQFFATNKDTNIPTERGMSPSNGALVAFVEKAVDVSPQFIGKPEAIIMEKALDKLGCTKSEVLMVGDNYETDIRSGLDNGIDTLLVLSGFTTKQDLEQVEKQPTYVVETLDEWEVE from the coding sequence GTGAAAAAAGAGTATCAAGGGTATATTATTGATTTAGATGGAACGATGTATCGGGGAGCAGATCCTATTAAAGAAGCACCGGGCTTTATTGAACGCTTACGAGCAAGTGGGGTGCCGTTTTTGTTCTTAACGAATAATTCGACTGGACATCCAAGTGATAAGGTAGAGCAGTTGCGCCGTGTTGGGGTGGAGGCTTACCCTGAAGAGGTATATACAAGTTCCTTGGCCACAGCCGATTATTTAGCGTCGTTAGGTGGAAAGACGGTTTATGCAATTGGGGAAAAAGGCTTACTCGATGCCCTGTCAGATAAAGGACTGATCTTCGATGATCAAGCACCCGATTATGTCGTTATTGGTTTGGATCGACAAGTGACCTATGAAAAGTTAGAGAAAGCCGTATTACTTATTCAAGCGGGAGCACAATTTTTTGCGACGAATAAAGATACTAATATTCCAACTGAGCGGGGAATGTCGCCGAGTAATGGGGCGTTAGTTGCTTTTGTAGAAAAGGCGGTGGATGTATCACCACAATTTATCGGTAAACCAGAAGCTATCATTATGGAGAAAGCGTTGGATAAACTAGGATGTACAAAGTCAGAAGTTTTAATGGTTGGCGATAACTATGAGACGGATATCCGTTCTGGGCTCGATAATGGAATTGATACGTTGCTTGTTTTGAGTGGATTTACGACGAAGCAAGACTTGGAGCAGGTGGAGAAACAACCTACATATGTTGTTGAAACATTGGATGAATGGGAAGTAGAATAG
- a CDS encoding divergent PAP2 family protein — translation MISIFNNYPLIAALSSILISQLIKYPIGLSLGKNVQPSIIFSTGGMPSSHSAGVVSVMTALIIEYGWTSPHVAIAITFGSIVIFDSMGVRRQSGEHSIMINELFNDFKELRQSFVNLTQEGMKELPAIERKSREMLGHKPIEVFFGILSGIIISVAIYYLFYV, via the coding sequence ATGATATCGATATTCAATAATTATCCACTCATTGCAGCATTATCATCGATTCTTATCTCACAATTGATTAAATATCCAATTGGTTTATCCTTAGGTAAAAATGTGCAACCCTCTATTATCTTCTCAACAGGAGGCATGCCTAGCTCGCATTCGGCTGGAGTCGTCAGTGTTATGACTGCTCTTATTATCGAATATGGTTGGACCTCTCCACATGTTGCTATTGCGATCACCTTTGGCTCAATTGTTATTTTCGATTCAATGGGGGTCCGCCGACAAAGTGGTGAACATAGTATTATGATTAATGAATTATTTAATGATTTCAAGGAATTGCGCCAGAGTTTTGTTAACTTAACCCAAGAAGGGATGAAAGAACTTCCTGCAATTGAACGAAAATCACGCGAAATGCTCGGACACAAGCCGATTGAAGTATTCTTCGGTATACTGTCAGGTATTATCATTTCGGTAGCAATCTATTACTTATTTTATGTGTAA
- a CDS encoding replication protein: MTKKEKSRYFTFLLYPESIPNDWELRLETLGFPIAISPLHDRDKKEDQEKGLKKPHYHVIYVTPNPVTAHSVKMRIKRLLGDNSLALVQIVSSSMENMYLYLTHESKDAIAKNKYIYNKSDIKLLNNFDIDRYIVVDRQQQVEIEKTILNIIYHNHLENIFDFMDFYYEHKDEYDLPNESNLFSILKSNSGILRMFFDGAYQTNQRKIMMDEQKRTTE; encoded by the coding sequence ATGACTAAGAAAGAAAAATCAAGATATTTTACATTTTTATTATACCCTGAAAGTATTCCAAATGATTGGGAATTAAGGTTAGAAACTTTAGGATTTCCTATTGCAATCAGTCCATTACATGATAGAGATAAAAAAGAAGATCAAGAAAAAGGTTTAAAAAAGCCCCACTATCATGTTATATATGTTACTCCTAATCCAGTGACTGCTCATAGTGTAAAAATGAGAATAAAGAGACTTTTAGGAGATAATAGTCTTGCTCTTGTACAAATTGTCTCTAGTAGTATGGAAAATATGTATTTATATTTAACGCATGAATCGAAGGACGCTATTGCTAAAAATAAGTATATTTATAATAAGTCAGATATAAAATTATTGAATAATTTTGATATTGATAGATATATAGTAGTCGATCGACAACAACAAGTTGAGATTGAAAAAACAATATTAAATATTATATATCATAATCATTTGGAAAATATTTTTGATTTTATGGATTTTTACTATGAACATAAAGATGAATATGATTTGCCAAATGAATCTAATTTATTTAGTATATTAAAATCTAATTCTGGCATTTTAAGAATGTTTTTTGATGGGGCGTATCAAACGAATCAACGCAAAATAATGATGGACGAACAGAAGAGAACAACCGAATAA
- a CDS encoding TIGR01906 family membrane protein — protein MNTFKWSHLLGKTSLFLTMLTLSIALTILFVPLFEWSLYIGNIPEQVGMRHETIMENYYVLLRYLHAPWINELHMPDFPTSASGAFHFYEVKILFGINYAVLFLSGICSIYYVKYLKKQQYLWSLKQPFKVAIAVPIALTIFLAFSFDYMFVLFHQILFNNEDWLFNPATDPIITVLTQDFFMYCFLFAFILLESMLVGGYLIGKTSQTA, from the coding sequence GTGAATACATTTAAATGGAGCCATCTATTAGGTAAGACCAGTTTATTTTTGACGATGCTGACACTCAGTATTGCGTTGACTATTTTATTCGTGCCACTGTTTGAGTGGTCACTCTATATAGGGAATATCCCTGAACAAGTTGGGATGCGTCACGAGACAATTATGGAAAATTATTATGTTCTGCTGCGCTATTTGCATGCGCCCTGGATTAATGAATTGCATATGCCGGACTTTCCGACGTCAGCGAGTGGGGCGTTTCATTTTTATGAAGTGAAGATATTATTTGGTATTAATTATGCAGTTCTTTTTTTAAGTGGCATATGTTCGATATATTATGTTAAGTATTTAAAGAAACAACAATATCTTTGGTCACTGAAACAGCCTTTTAAGGTGGCGATTGCAGTTCCTATAGCATTGACTATATTTTTAGCATTCAGCTTTGATTATATGTTTGTTTTATTCCACCAAATATTATTTAACAATGAGGATTGGTTGTTTAATCCAGCAACAGACCCCATTATTACGGTTCTGACGCAAGATTTTTTTATGTATTGTTTCTTGTTTGCCTTTATTTTATTAGAGAGTATGCTGGTTGGAGGTTATTTAATCGGGAAGACTAGTCAAACAGCATAA
- a CDS encoding YutD family protein has translation MAQKKSVDKKTEQFIEQQLDLMDDKRLIRKIDSEHLLINGTKYEIMQDVKEALDLTRLENRYTEFFEKYDYIVGDLSREALRLRGFYADHQRKVPVDMRISYLEDYLAEFCNFGCPYFVLKRLAPKKHFKPYNSKDNQQYHKKKAKFKKKPNKTK, from the coding sequence ATGGCACAAAAGAAATCAGTAGATAAAAAAACAGAACAATTCATTGAACAACAATTGGATTTAATGGATGATAAGCGTTTGATTCGAAAAATTGATAGTGAACATTTGTTGATTAATGGAACAAAATATGAGATTATGCAAGACGTTAAAGAGGCACTGGATTTAACGAGACTAGAAAATCGCTATACAGAATTTTTTGAAAAATATGACTATATTGTTGGTGATCTATCGCGTGAAGCCTTAAGATTACGTGGATTTTATGCTGACCATCAACGCAAAGTACCAGTTGATATGCGCATTTCGTATTTAGAAGATTATTTAGCTGAATTTTGTAATTTTGGGTGCCCGTATTTTGTTTTAAAACGTTTGGCTCCGAAAAAACACTTTAAACCGTATAATAGCAAAGATAACCAGCAGTACCATAAGAAAAAAGCCAAATTTAAAAAGAAGCCAAACAAAACAAAATAG